Genomic DNA from Gammaproteobacteria bacterium:
TTATTGCGGGAAACCTGGAGCAAACAATCAATGAAATTGTTGAAGAGCAATCGTTTAACTCTCTGTTTTAAGGAAACTGTATGACACTGTTCTATCAAAAACTGAACTCTCCTGTAGGGTCGATATATATCGCAACAGATGGCGATAATTTGAGAGTGTTAGCAATTGATGGAAACAACTGGGCTCGGCTGAAAAGTAGTTTTAGTGATGTCGTGGAGAAAGAACATCAAGTCTTATCGCGCACACAGCTGCAATTGGATGAATATTTTTCCCATCAGAGAATAATTTTTGATTTACCACTGTATTTTGAAGGCACAGCATTCCAAGTGGCGGTGTGGAATGCCTTGCTTAAAATACCTTATGGTGAGACGAGAAGTTACTCTGAGCAAGCACACATGGTTAAGAATCCAAAAGCGGTGAGGGCGATTGGTCGAACCAATGGCTTGAACCCAATTTCAATCATTGTGCCGTGCCATCGAGTGATCGGTAAATCAGGTCAATTAACGGGCTATGCCAGTGGTTTGAGTGATAAAAAATATTTGCTTGATTTAGAAGATAAAGCTCTTAACTACAAATACGAATGATGAAAAAGTCACCACCATAAAACCAAGTGTATTTGCAATGATCGGCACTGGATTTTTAGTGGAATGGATGGGGTAGGATTTTGGCTGGTGATGCAAATTATTATTGAAACAGTATCGTATTTATGCACAATGAGCGGTTATGCATTTATTATATGAATTCAGATTGGAATATATTTATGATTATTGAAGTAAATAAAGTGGTTTCTTTTCATTATAGGTTGAGAGAAGAGGGAGATGAGAGCGTACTTGAAGACTCTTATGAAGGCAGTGCTGTGGTTTATTTGTACGGGCATGAAGGGATGTTAGCAGGGCTGGAAGAGGCGATGGCGGGCAAACAGTCTGGAGACAAGTTTACTACAATACTTCCTCCTGAAAAGGCTTATGGTTCCGTAATAGATGATTCGATACAACGTGTTTCTATTAAACATGTGATGAATCCTGGGAAAAAGAAAGTGAGATACAAACCTGGAATGGTGGTGCAACTCAATACAAATGAGGGGCCACGCGAGGTGGTAGTTTCTAAAGTAGGCTTGAAAAATCTGGACGTTGATACAAACCACCCATTTGCAGGAAAAACATTAAAGTTTGACGTTGAAGTGGTTAACGTGCGAGATGCCAGTGAAGAAGAGATTGCACACAGACATGTACATGGTGAAGGTGGTCACGATCACTAAAACTTATTTCAATCGGTTACGATCAAGTTGCACTCTGAAATAGTGGGTTTCATAGTGCAACTTGAGCTGTGACTGCAGTTTTTATTTAATCGGAAGAGGCGCTATTGGGGTCAATTTCCAGATATCAGCGTTGTACTCTTTCATCGTGCGATCTGTGGAAAATTTTCCACTGCTGGCGGTGTTGAGAATGCTCATACGCGTCCAGCGTTCCTGATCTTGATAGGCTGCGGATGCTAACTTTTGTGCATCAATAAAGCTGCGGAAATCCGCCGCAACCAACCATGGGTCATGAGGGCTGGTGATGGCATGGATAATTGGATCAAACAAGCCCGGTTCAAACTGGTTGAAGTGGCCGCACTCCAGCAGTTGCATGACGTGCTTGAAATCTTCGTCACCATTGATGATGGCGCTGGGGTTGTAATGATGGCGTGTTTCTTCAACTTCAGACGCGGTGAGGCCAAAGAGAAAGAAGTTGTCATTGCCCACCTCTTCACGAATCTCAATATTGGCTCCATCCAGCGTCCCAATGGTGATTGCGCCATTCATCATGAACTTCATGTTGCCCGTGCCTGAAGCCTCTTTTCCAGCCGTGGAAATCTGTTCAGAAAGGTCTGTCGCGGGGCAGATGATCTCCATGGCAGAAACGCAATAATTCGGTATAAAAGCCACCTTTAGTTGGTCACCAATCTCAGGGTCATGGTTGACCACGTTGGCAATATTGTTGGTTAGTTTGATGATAAGCTTTGCCATGGCGTATCCTGGCGCTGCTTTACCGCCAATAAGAACGCAGCGGGGTGTCCAGTTTGCTGTATCGCCTTGTTTGATGCGCTTGTACAGGTGAATAATGTGCAATAAA
This window encodes:
- a CDS encoding methylated-DNA--[protein]-cysteine S-methyltransferase, with the protein product MTLFYQKLNSPVGSIYIATDGDNLRVLAIDGNNWARLKSSFSDVVEKEHQVLSRTQLQLDEYFSHQRIIFDLPLYFEGTAFQVAVWNALLKIPYGETRSYSEQAHMVKNPKAVRAIGRTNGLNPISIIVPCHRVIGKSGQLTGYASGLSDKKYLLDLEDKALNYKYE
- a CDS encoding peptidylprolyl isomerase; translated protein: MIIEVNKVVSFHYRLREEGDESVLEDSYEGSAVVYLYGHEGMLAGLEEAMAGKQSGDKFTTILPPEKAYGSVIDDSIQRVSIKHVMNPGKKKVRYKPGMVVQLNTNEGPREVVVSKVGLKNLDVDTNHPFAGKTLKFDVEVVNVRDASEEEIAHRHVHGEGGHDH